A window of Primulina tabacum isolate GXHZ01 chromosome 4, ASM2559414v2, whole genome shotgun sequence contains these coding sequences:
- the LOC142541636 gene encoding exopolygalacturonase-like: MGHSIHACVAILGLSLLTICAESIGLRRRLADETVFDVTKFGAKADKKTDNAMAMIKAWNAACKSNGAAKLVIPSGDFVSGPILLQGPCTAQQSITIEIQGNLYALDDISGFSNGAWIMINHVNGVVINGGGTINGRGDSLWEFSGGSKDGPCLPVSLVFESVENSTMYNLNFVNSMGFHVKVTDSSSVALWNLTITAPGSSPNTDGIHLSSSVNVNITDTTIGTGDDCISVGQGTENIIISGITCGPGHGISTGSLGKRPDETSLKGISITNCTLTGTTNGARIKTYHNSPVMEATDIVFQDIVMNQVKNPIIIDQHYDSKKKPEQSKVKISDVHFKNIKGTTISPVAILLNCSSAVPCEDIELADIDLVPYGSIGPLQSACSNAKFISTGNMNPASPTECV; the protein is encoded by the exons ATGGGTCATTCGATTCATGCATGTGTTGCCATTTTAGGTTTATCCTTGCTCACGATATGTGCCGAATCCATCGGTTTGCGCCGTCGCCTTGCTGATGAGACAGTTTTTGATGTTACGAAGTTCGGAGCCAAAGCTGATAAGAAAACTGATAATGCAATG GCCATGATAAAGGCTTGGAATGCAGCGTGCAAGTCGAACGGAGCAGCGAAACTAGTCATCCCAAGTGGCGACTTCGTCTCAGGACCAATCCTACTTCAGGGTCCCTGCACAGCTCAGCAATCAATCACAATTGAAATCCAAGGCAATTTGTATGCTTTGGATGATATCAGTGGATTCTCCAACGGTGCCTGGATCATGATCAATCACGTCAACGGTGTCGTTATTAATGGCGGAGGGACGATCAATGGCCGTGGAGACTCGCTCTGGGAATTCAGCGGTGGAAGTAAGGATGGCCCCTGTCTTCCAGTT TCTCTGGTATTCGAGAGTGTCGAAAACAGCACAATGTACAACCTGAATTTCGTGAATAGCATGGGTTTCCACGTGAAGGTGACAGACAGCAGCAGTGTTGCTTTGTGGAACCTGACAATCACCGCCCCCGGTAGCAGCCCGAACACGGATGGCATCCACTTGAGCAGCTCCGTAAATGTCAACATTACAGACACCACCATCGGAACCGGAGATGACTGTATTTCGGTAGGCCAGGGCACCGAAAACATCATCATCTCCGGAATCACTTGTGGCCCTGGACATGGCATCAG CACTGGAAGCCTTGGAAAACGCCCGGATGAAACGAGCCTGAAAGGGATCAGCATTACGAATTGCACGCTCACGGGGACAACGAACGGGGCTAGAATCAAGACATACCATAACTCCCCTGTGATGGAAGCTACCGACATTGTTTTTCAAGATATTGTGATGAATCAAGTCAAGAATCCAATCATCATCGACCAGCACTACGACTCCAAGAAAAAACCCGAG CAATCTAAGGTGAAGATTAGTGACGTCCATTTCAAAAACATAAAGGGAACCACAATTTCACCAGTGGCCATATTGCTCAACTGCAGCTCTGCAGTCCCTTGTGAAGACATCGAATTGGCCGATATCGACTTAGTTCCTTATGGCTCAATCGGCCCTCTACAATCTGCATGTTCCAATGCCAAATTCATCTCCACAGGGAACATGAACCCCGCCAGTCCCACAGAGTGCGTATAG
- the LOC142541637 gene encoding protein SENESCENCE-ASSOCIATED GENE 21, mitochondrial-like, translated as MARSFSNVKAVSALISNKISVYSVGGVRSNAMRMLKNESEEPTKISWIPDPVTGYYRPENKSQEIDAAKLRRILIKDKTRRH; from the coding sequence ATGGCTCGTTCTTTCTCCAACGTTAAGGCTGTGTCTGCTTTGATTTCCAACAAAATCTCTGTTTACTCCGTGGGTGGTGTGAGATCAAACGCCATGAGAATGCTAAAGAATGAGTCCGAAGAACCCACCAAGATCTCATGGATTCCGGACCCCGTTACCGGATATTACCGACCGGAGAACAAATCCCAAGAGATCGACGCCGCCAAGTTGCGGAGGATCCTCATCAAGGACAAAACCAGACGACACTAA